The Clostridia bacterium DNA segment GCGACAGGGCGGGGGTCGAGTTCCTCGCCAGGTCAGTCCGGCCAGACGGCGTGATAACCACCAGGAGCAATCTGATACAGGCGGCCAAACGAGAGGGGCTGTTCACCATTCAGCGTGTGTTCATGCTCGATTCGCTGTCGTACAGGACAGCTGCTGAAGCAGTGCGAAGCACTGGCCCTGACGCGGTGGAATGCCTTCCAGGCATCATCCCCAGGGTAATATCGGAGTTCGCCCGGGAAGTGTCCGTTCCGGTTGTGGCGGGGGGAATGGTGAAGACCGCCGAAGAAGTGCGCGCTGCCCTTGCGGCAGGTGCAGTGGCAGTGTCAGTTAGCGAGCAGCGTCTATGGGGCATGTTGAGGGCTACGGAGGAGTCTGAGCCATCAGCCTGATGGCCC contains these protein-coding regions:
- a CDS encoding glycerol-3-phosphate responsive antiterminator; translated protein: MALLERVRRSPIIAAVRDLRDLRRALASTVPAVFLLVGDINSLPRCVLAAREAGKEILVHLDLIDGLGRDRAGVEFLARSVRPDGVITTRSNLIQAAKREGLFTIQRVFMLDSLSYRTAAEAVRSTGPDAVECLPGIIPRVISEFAREVSVPVVAGGMVKTAEEVRAALAAGAVAVSVSEQRLWGMLRATEESEPSA